The nucleotide sequence ACCCGGCGGAGATCACGTGATCCTCATCGGCCGTGTACACGACGCGCGGACAGGTAGCGGCAAGCCGGTGACGTGGTACCGAGGTGACTTCCTGCACCTCGGGGAGAGTGCCGCATGAATCTCATCGGGCCCGGGCTTGTCGGCTCTGGAAGAGAGGCCGTGTCATGGATCTGACCAATTTCGAGCCAACCCGGACGCTACCGGGGCTACTGCTCGATCGCGCGAACAGGGAACCCGACGCCGTCGCGCTGCGTTACTGGCGTGATGGGGTTATGCAGGCGATCACGTGGCGGACGTACCGGGATCGTGTGCAAGATCTCGCGCTCGGCCTTATCGCGCAAGGTGTGCAGCACGGCGATCGCGTCGCGGTGATGAGCAGCGCACGCCCGGAGTGGGTGTTCGCCGCGCTGGCCGTGCAGAGTGTCGGCGGCGTCGTGATCGGCGTCTATCCGACCAACTCACCTGCCGAGATCGAGCAACTCCTCGCACACAGCGAGGCCGTCGCCTTCATCGGCGAGACGACGACGGAGCTCATTAAGGTGGCGGAGGTCGCCGCACACACACCGAAGCTGCGGCTCGTGGTCGGCATCGACGCCACTCCGCCGGAGCTACCCGAGGTGATCAAAAGGACAACGTGGGAAGCGCTGTGCGAAGAAGGAACACAGTACGCCGACGACAGCGCCGATCCTCTGTCCGAGTTGGTCGCCGGCGGATCCCTCGACGATGCCGCCGTGCTGTTTTACACGTCGGGATCCACGGGACTTCCGAAAGGCGTCACACACTCGCACCGCACGGTTCAGCACTCGGTTCAGACCTTCGTCGGCCTCTACCCGCAGATCCTCAGTCACGAGCACGATGTCGTGGGCTTCCTGCCGTTGGCCCACGTGGCGCCGGCGGTGGTGTCGGTGTTCGCGCCGCTGCTCTCACGGCTGGTGGTCACATACTGCCGCATTGGTGACTACGAAGATGTGTTGCGCTCGGTGCGGCCGACGGCAGTGCTCTGGCCGCCGCGGTTCTACGAGAAGATCGCCGGCGAACTGATCGCACAGACGGAGGTCTGGCCGCGACTTCGTCGCTACGCCTATGTCGCCGCCATGTGGGCCGGCCGCAGGGTAGCCGAACGCCGCTGGTCCCATCGCCGGCCCTCGGTACTGCTGCGGATCGCGTACGCTGCCGCACTTCGCGGAGTGTTCTTGCCACTGCGGGCAACCGTCGGAATGGATCGCATCCGTGTTGCCTACACCGCATCTGCCGCGATGCCCGAAAGCGTCATCGCGATTTGGCAGATCTGGGGGCTCGATCTCCGCGAAAACTACGGTCTCACCGAGACCGCCGGGTGTCCCATCGCTCATTTCGACCAGCCGTTCCCTCGTCCGGGCTTCATCGGCAGGGAATTCCCGGACCCACGGTTCCAGGTGAAGGTCGCGGACGATGGCGAAATGCTGCTTCGCGCGCCGTTGCTCTTCGACGGATACTGGCGCAACCCGGCGGAGACCGAGGCTGTTTTCCAGGATGGCTGGTTCCGCACCGGTGACCTGATGGAGCGCACAACCCACGGCGACATCCGGCTCATCGGC is from Streptomyces hygroscopicus and encodes:
- a CDS encoding acyl-CoA synthetase, long-chain fatty acid:CoAligase, producing the protein MDLTNFEPTRTLPGLLLDRANREPDAVALRYWRDGVMQAITWRTYRDRVQDLALGLIAQGVQHGDRVAVMSSARPEWVFAALAVQSVGGVVIGVYPTNSPAEIEQLLAHSEAVAFIGETTTELIKVAEVAAHTPKLRLVVGIDATPPELPEVIKRTTWEALCEEGTQYADDSADPLSELVAGGSLDDAAVLFYTSGSTGLPKGVTHSHRTVQHSVQTFVGLYPQILSHEHDVVGFLPLAHVAPAVVSVFAPLLSRLVVTYCRIGDYEDVLRSVRPTAVLWPPRFYEKIAGELIAQTEVWPRLRRYAYVAAMWAGRRVAERRWSHRRPSVLLRIAYAAALRGVFLPLRATVGMDRIRVAYTASAAMPESVIAIWQIWGLDLRENYGLTETAGCPIAHFDQPFPRPGFIGREFPDPRFQVKVADDGEMLLRAPLLFDGYWRNPAETEAVFQDGWFRTGDLMERTTHGDIRLIGRKKDVIITRGGKTINPQPIETRLKESSLINEAIVVGDARKYLTVLLEPSTTADARSAEVLAERLRAEVARVNADLARVEQLKDFRVLPRPLAVERGERTANGKIKRNAVVNSFATLIDDMYGANDDAAIANHVRSRSN